In the genome of Brachionichthys hirsutus isolate HB-005 chromosome 23, CSIRO-AGI_Bhir_v1, whole genome shotgun sequence, one region contains:
- the LOC137911364 gene encoding HLA class II histocompatibility antigen, DP alpha 1 chain, with protein MEMMKMKMMILILSSVLSVSAESQHLRLAITACSDSDGEVMYSLDSEALWYADFTNKKGVVALPNFTSEITYDGFYERALSNQIICKGNLNKTRTALKNPPVELVPPPSPIVYPRDEVELGQTNFLICHATGFYPAPVNISWTKNNEIVNEGISINTPFPDNDGTFNQFSRLEFIPQQGDLYSCTLNHGALKQPETRVWSVDTTQPSVGPAVFCGVGLTVGLIGVAVGTFFLIKGNECK; from the exons atggagatgatgaagatgaagatgatgatcctcatcctgtcctctgtcctctctgtctctgctgaga GTCAACATTTACGCCTTGCCATCACTGCTTGTTCTGACTCTGATGGGGAGGTAATGTACTCTCTGGACAGTGAAGCGCTCTGGTATGCAGACTTCACCAACAAGAAAGGAGTTGTTGCTCTGCCCAACTTCACCTCTGAAATAACCTATGACGGGTTTTATGAACGAGCTCTGTCCAATCAAATTATCTGCAAAGGGAACCTGAATAAGACGCGCACTGCTCTGAAAAACCCACCTGTTGAACTTG TTCCACCACCCAGCCCAATCGTCTACCCCAGAGACGAGGTGGAGCTCGGGCAGACCAACTTCCTGATCTGCCATGCCACCGGTTTCTATCCTGCCCCTGTAAATATTTCCTGGACCAAAAACAACGAGATTGTCAATGAAGGAATCAGCATCAATACTCCCTTCCCTGACAACGATGGAACCTTCAACCAGTTCTCCAGACTGGAGTTCATCCCACAGCAGGGAGACCTTTACAGCTGCACACTGAATCATGGAGCGCTGAAGCAGCCAGAGACCAGAGTCTGGA GTGTGGACACGACCCAGCCCAGTGTTGGACCTGCTGTTTTCTGTGGCGTGGGTCTGACTGTCGGTCTCATCGGCGTGGCTGTTGGAACCTTCTTTCTCATCAaaggaaatgaatgcaaatga
- the LOC137911363 gene encoding H-2 class II histocompatibility antigen, E-S beta chain-like, protein MTMASSWLIFSLLFIGLRAADGFLNYDVDFCVFNSSRPDDIEYIYSKFYNKVEFTRFSSKVNRYVGYTEYGIYQANHFNNDPEEISRRSQEKERVCQYSVDLYFSTILDKSVRPKVSLQAVTLSDGRHPNMLVCGVYDFYPRPISVSWLRDGHKVTSDVTSTDELADADWYYQLQSHLEYTPRSGESISCVVEHISLREPLVTTWDPAIPESERNKIVIGASGLTLGLTLSLAGFIYYKKKAGGRTLVPTETSWT, encoded by the exons ATGACCATGGCTTCATCCTGGCtcatcttctccctcctcttcatcggccTCCGTGCAGCAG ATGGATTTCTGAATTATGACGTCGACTTCTGTGTATTTAACTCCAGTCGTCCAGACGACATCGAGTACATCTACTCAAAGTTTTACAACAAAGTGGAATTCACCCGCTTCAGCAGCAAAGTGAATCGATATGTTGGTTATACGGAGTATGGCATTTACCAGGCCAATCACTTCAAcaacgatccagaagagattagTCGTAGAAGTCAGGAGAAGGAGAGGGTCTGCCAATACAGCGTCGACCTCTACTTCAGCACTATTCTGGACAAGTCAG TCCGGCCCAAGGTGAGCCTGCAGGCCGTGACGCTGTCCGATGGCCGACATCCCAACATGTTGGTCTGCGGCGTCTACGACTTCTACCCCCGACCGATCAGCGTGAGCTGGCTCAGAGACGGACACAAAGTCACCTCGGACGTCACGTCCACCGACGAGCTGGCGGACGCCGACTGGTACTACCAGCTCCAGTCTCACCTGGAGTACACTCCCAG GTCTGGAGAGAGTATTTCCTGTGTGGTGGAGCACATCAGCCTGAGGGAACCTCTGGTTACCACCTGGG ACCCTGCCATTCCTGAGTCAGAGAGAAACAAGATTGTAATCGGAGCTTCAGGACTGACCCTGGGTCTGACCTTATCCCTGGCTGGGTTCATCTACTACAAGAAAAAGGCCGGAG GACGGACCCTGGTTCCCACCGAAACATCCTGGACCTGA
- the LOC137911396 gene encoding sodium/potassium-transporting ATPase subunit beta-2-like: protein MSATKEEDRKSGWHEFIWNPRTHEVMGRTATSWGLILLFYLLFYLFLAGMFVLTMYVMLLTLDDYKPTWQDRLATPGVMIRPKGDQLEISFKVSDSETWGGLVQNLNDFLSSYNNSYQVHTNDNCPPNQYFIQEDSGEVRNNPKRSCQFNRTMLDQCSGIIDGFYGYSIGQPCILIKLNRVIDMLPGKDGQSPYVTCGTKREDSDKMGSLVYYPPNGTFDLMYYPYYGKKAQVNYTQPLVAVKFLNASLNTDINVDCKIVSNTLADGSDRDKFAGRVSFKLRINDK from the exons aTGTCTGCCACCAAAGAGGAAGACCGCAAGAGCGGCTGGCACGAGTTTATCTGGAACCCACGAACCCACGAAGTGATGGGCCGAACCGCCACCAGCTGGG GTCTCATCCTGCTCTTCTACCTGCTCTTCTACCTGTTCCTGGCCGGGATGTTTGTTCTCACCATGTACGTCATGCTGCTTACGCTTGATGACTATAAACCCACCTGGCAGGACCGCCTGGCCACTCCAG GAGTGATGATCCGTCCGAAGGGAGACCAGCTGGAGATCAGTTTCAAGGTGTCTGACTCTGAGACCTGGGGCGGACTCGTCCAGAATCTCAACGACTTCCTGTCCT CGTACAACAACAGTTACCAGGTCCATACGAACGATAACTGTCCTCCCAATCAATACTTCATTCAGGAGGACAGCGGAGAG GTGAGGAACAATCCCAAGCGTTCTTGTCAGTTCAACAGAACGATGCTGGATCAATGTTCTGGGATTATTGATGGTTTCTATGGTTACAGCATCGGTCAGCCCTGCATCCTCATCAAACTCAACCGG GTGATTGACATGTTACCAGGGAAAGACGGCCAGTCTCCTTATGTCACCTGTGGAACTAAG aggGAGGACAGTGATAAGATGGGATCTCTGGTATATTACCCCCCCAATGGAACCTTTGACCTCATGTATTACCCGTACTATGGCAAGAAAGCTCAG GTGAACTACACCCAGCCGCTGGTGGCTGTGAAGTTCCTGAACGCCTCTCTGAACACCGACATCAACGTCGACTGTAAGATCGTGTCCAACACTCTCGCCGACGGCAGCGACAGAGACAAGTTCGCTGGGCGGGTTTCCTTCAAGCTTCGAATTAACGACAAATAG
- the ctc1 gene encoding CST complex subunit CTC1: MDPQQVFLDRFKTSGEAESIWLKHIFSFVTEHVHPVASGSAGDDAFSGGAACPVQMSVCVVKAIRENSSVTHSLPVSYRPVSILELMSQQHLACVSNLSWTTNQQRVWSEEAELCLPGHRALPRVHLLLIGCLREGRSGEWRLTDASGSIRCDCVCPSPLWLDRPVFLPHWNYIPHHASGPGVELVGSPVLLCPPGGGVKLDRVAGVSEADGFLHSRTRGQRLSVCGHVASVCPLLVVAGTTFFCFSLSGDCLSVPVLVKGRQLWWSQCVCVGQRVCVTALRGCVLRGWRGNNVLCVTDGSEIHTAAHNHDPLSSGPPLLVTSHTDNETCEGGAVQSTARLKLSRVISYQGTVTEVVSEGAGLYVIDHTVGLCLAYQPTLRRSLRAGDLVELHHVHFLYRSCPDFPPTILCTCLRSSLRVTTFSKVGGGPPGMGCPSDGVLAKLLLEKSMGVSEYLWTCHLSSQLSHSLAPSVLKQQCVCVLSWKIMECVWGRGRGGRRDIYSEMLDEPHTCPLTQYSVDPRVHQYSSISALTQSLQSYCWSSMSLSSLLPSGGSSLSSAQINSALAWSCKTLSSDPQTGYGPWRRPLLLVGMLELPSQTSEHAMHLRDGTGAVHCVVTETRDEEEGGQGAAFNTAWIGCLVCVHKFTMVMERFIQSEFPSIQYLDQHKYITHKHCRVYLQFSLDHLNILSPSIAMVTHLQQQRVESCDDVTWRAHTVPEGTVEAQRGDSSPMAIHPVCGSFRPCVSMVIRVEDKEGVAWRNVGAKLREQQVGVAQCFSLRASVIGPIISWGRDPRNGPITKREADANLDKKVVLVFTGVSVRWFPLLQPRVFYRLTAVNTQDPRILIGCRDPRWSGLDRHRKSTLLLQPGWRFHTLPLPLLKYTQPLSPSVPSVSDVIDCRSEVVCFRALVSDRISLVDRTSNPGDTNSGVRLTVCDQTGRSLQVYLDLSDISYPPGMLPGNTLLLSAFQRKISRSGHVYCSNLPISSITVVSLGVASSVRPPAPMVHLGTWAGSSQQGCAVGQVRGHGVCFLFLQLQWSCSHCGGVSRQSCSSPRCRSTSSVFQSKAKMVVDDGTGEAHVWFSGVLVRHLLRLSDSRWEGLQRALRVKGHLRIYPRGHNLVSDSDDALVRFLLCLCSSDIVCRQVILTCRKLSQQRPEEVKRFSRGHRDFMTRMTPPLQLTCLDISSNATCLK; this comes from the exons ATGGACCCTCAGCAGGTGTTCCTGGACCGGTTCAAAACCAGCGGGGAAGCC gagtccATCTGgttgaaacacatttttagtTTCGTCACAGAACACGTCCATCCAGTCGCCTCTGGCTCTGCTGGAGACGACGCCTTCTCAG GTGGAGCTGCGTGTCCCGttcagatgagtgtgtgtgtggtgaaggCGATCCGGGAGAACTCGTCAGTCACACACTCTTTACCTGTGAGCTACAG GCCTGTGTCCATCCTGGAGCTGATGTCCCAGCAGCACCTGGCCTGTGTCAGTAACCTGTCCTGGACAACCAATCAGCAGAGAGTATGgtctgaggaggcggagctatgTCTTCCTGGTCACCGGGCTCTGCCGCGTGTCCacctgctgctgattggctgcctgaGAGAGGGGCGGAGTGGAGAGTGGAGGCTGACAGATGCTAGTGGCAGCATCAGGTGTGAC tgcGTGTGTCCTTCTCCGCTGTGGCTCGACCGCCCTGTCTTCCTCCCTCATTGGAACTACATCCCCCATCATGCCTCGGGACCGGGTGTGGAGCTGGTTGGTTCACCTGTCCTGCTctgtcctcctggggggggggtgaagctggACAGAGTAGCGGGGGTCAGCGAGGCTGATGGTTTCCTCCACAGCAG gacACGTGGacagcgtctgtctgtctgtgggcaTGTGGCTTCAGTGTGCCCTCTGTTGGTCGTGGCAGGAACAACCTTCTTCTGCTTCTCGCTGTCAGGCGACTGTCTCAGCGTACCTGTCCTTGTCAAG GGCAGACAGCTGTGGTggtctcagtgtgtgtgcgtgggtcagcgtgtgtgtgtgacggctCTGCGTGGGTGTGTCCTACGAGGCTGGAGAGGAAACAACGTCCTGTGTGTCACCGACGGGTCTGAAATACACACTGCAGCACACAACCACGACCCGCTGTCCAGTGGGCCCCCCCTGCTGGTGACCTCACACACTGACAATGAGACTTGTGAGGGAGGTGCCGTCCAATCAACGGCCAGGCTCAAATTGTCCAGAGTCATCAGTTACCAG GGTACTGTGACTGAGGTGGTGagcgagggggcggggctataTGTGATTGACCATACAGTAGGCCTGTGCCTGGCCTATCAGCCGACTCTGAGGAGGAGCCTGAGAGCAGGAGACCTGGTGGAG CTCCATCACGTCCACTTCCTGTATCGATCTTGCCCGGACTTCCCCCCCACCATTCTCTGCACCTGTCTGCGCTCCAGCCTCAGGGTCACCACCTTCagcaaggtgggggggggcccACCCGGCATGGGTTGTCCCTCTGATGGCGTGTTAGCAAAGCTACTGCTGGAGAAAAGTATGGGCGTGTCTGAGTACCTCTGGACCTGTCACCTGAGCTCACAGCTGTcacacag TCTGGCCCCCAGTGTGCTgaagcagcagtgtgtgtgtgtcttatcgTGGAAAATcatggagtgtgtgtggggaagaggaagaggagggaggagggacatCTACTCGGAGATGTTGGATGAGCCTCACACCTGTCCTCTGACTCAG TACAGTGTTGATCCACGGGTCCATCAGTACTCCAGTATATCGGCGCTGACCCAGTCGCTCCAGTCATACTGCTGGTCGTCCATGTCTCTGagctctctgctgccctctggtggatcCAGTCTCTCCAGCGCTCAGATCAACTCAGCGCTGGCTTGGTCCTGCAAGACCCTGTCCTCTGACCCCCAGACGGGTTACGGACCCTG gcggcgccccctgctgctggTTGGCATGTTGGAACTTCCATCACAGACGTCTGAACACGCCATGCACCTGAGAGACGGCACGGGAGCTGTGCACTGTGTCGTCACGGAAACcagggacgaggaggagggaggtcaAGGGGCAGCCTTCAATACCGCCTGGatcg ggtgtctggtgtgtgtccaTAAATTCACCATGGTGATGGAGAGATTCATCCAATCAGAGTTCCCCTCCATCCAGTACCTGGACCAGCACAAGtacattacacacaaacactgcag GGTCTACCTGCAGTTTTCACTGGACCATCTTAACATCCTGAGTCCATCTATTGCCATGGTTACTCACCTGCAACAACAAAGGGTGGAgtcatgtgatgatgtcacatggAGGGCACACACAGTACCAGAAGGAACAGTGGAAGCTCAAAGGGGGGACTCCTCCCCCATGGCGATCCATCCTGTGTGTGGAAGTTTCCGACCTTGTGTCTCCATGGTGATTAGAGTAGAGGACAAAGAGGGTGTGGCCTGGAGAAATGTTGGCGCAAAGTTAAGGGAGCAGCAGGTGGGTGTGGCACAGTGTTTCTCACTTCGAGCTTCTGTGATTGGTCCAATAATCAGCTGGGGGCGAGACCCAAGGAACGGACCAATCACAAAAAGAGAGGCAGACGCAAACCTGGACAAAAAG gtggtgctggtgttCACAGGTGTGTCGGTGCGTTGgttccctctcctccagcctAGAGTCTTCTACAGACTCACTGCTGTGAACACACAG GATCCCcgcattctgattggctgtagaGATCCAAGGTGGAGTGGATTGGACCGTCATCGTAAATCGACCCTTCTGCTCCAACCTGGATGGAGGTTTCACACCCTCCCGCTTCCACTGCTGAAATACACACAG CCTCTCTCCCCCAGCGTACCTTCGGTCTCTGATGTCATCGACTGCAG gtctgaGGTGGTGTGTTTTCGGGCTCTGGTGTCTGACAGGATCAGTCTGGTGGACAGGACCAGTAACCCTGGAGACACCAACTCAG gtGTGCGTCTCACAGTCTGTGACCAAACTGGGAGGAGCCTCCAAGTGTACCTGGACTTAAGTGACATCTCCTACCCCCCTGGCATGTTGCCTGGCAACACACTGTTGTTGTCTGCTTTCCAGAGGAAGATATCCAG GTCCGGTCATGTGTACTGCAGTAATCTTCCGATCAGTTCAATAACGGTCGTCTCACTGGGAGTTGCCAG CTCTGTTCGGCCCCCTGCTCCCATGGTGCACCTGGGCACGTGGGCGGGCAGCTCGCAGCAGGGGTGTGCCGTTgggcaggtcagaggtcacggggtgtgcttcctgttcctgcagctgcagtggaGCTGTTCTCACTGTGGGGGCGTGTCCCGGCAG TCTTGTTCCAGTCCTCGGTGCCGGTCCACCTCGTCCGTGTTTCAGTCCAAAGCAAA GATGGTGGTCGACGACGGGACGGGCGAGGCTCACGTCTGGTTCTCAGGTGTCCTGGTTCGTCATTTGCTGCGACTGTCCGACTCTCGGTGGGAGGGGCTTCAGCGCGCCCttcgggtcaaaggtcacctccGGATCTATCCCCGGGGACACAACCTG gtgtcggACTCTGATGACGCTCTCGTCCGCTTCCTGTTGTGTCTGTGCAGCAGTGACATCGTGTGTCGTCAGGTGATTCTCACCTGTAGGAAACTgtcccagcagagaccagagg AGGTGAAGAGGTTCAGTCGAGGACACAGAGACTTCATGACCAGGATGACTCCGCCCCTGCAGCTCACCTGTTTGGACATCAGCTCGAACGCTACCTGTCTGAAGTAG
- the hmgb2b gene encoding high mobility group protein B2b — protein sequence MMRKDVNKPKGKTSAYAFFVQTCREEHRKKNPEQSVNFAEFSKKCSERWKGLTAGDKKCFEDMAKADKVRYNREMSDYVPPKGFGKRMRKRKDPNAPKRPPSAFFVFCSEYRPSIKQQYPGLSIGDCAKKLGEMWSKLTQSDKQPYEEKAQKLREKYDRDMVAYRGGGTYAARNPGSSAQGGEEEEEDEGEDDDEDDDEDE from the exons ATGATGCGTAAAGACGTCAACAAGCCGAAGGGGAAGACGTCGGCGTACGCCTTCTTTGTGCAGACGTGTCGAGAGGAACACCGGAAGAAGAACCCGGAGCAGTCGGTCAACTTCGCCGAGTTCTccaagaagtgttctgagagatGGAAG GGCCTGACTGCCGGCGATAAGAAGTGTTTCGAGGACATGGCGAAGGCCGACAAGGTGCGCTACAACAGGGAGATGAGCGACTACGTCCCGCCCAAAGGTTTTGGGAAGAGGATGCGCAAGAGGAAAGACCCCAACGCCCCCAAGAGACCCCC gTCTGCGTTCTTCGTGTTCTGCAGCGAGTACCGTCCCAGCATCAAGCAGCAGTACCCGGGTCTGTCCATCGGGGACTGCGCCAAGAAGCTGGGCGAGATGTGGAGCAAACTGACCCAGTCGGACAAGCAGCCGTACGAGGAGAAGGCCCAGAAGCTCCGGGAGAAGTACGACCGG GACATGGTGGCGTACCGCGGCGGCGGCACGTACGCGGCGAGGAACCCCGGCTCCTCGgctcagggaggagaggaagaggaggaagacgaaggagAGGACGACGATGAGGACGATGACGAAGACGAGTAG
- the LOC137911601 gene encoding disks large homolog 4-like has product MNGSEGELEYEEITLERGNSGLGFSIAGGTDNPHIGDDPSIFITKIIPGGAAAQDGRLRVNDSIVFVNDVDVREVAHSIAVEALKEAGPVVRLYVLRRRPPSERITQIKLMKGPKGLGFSIAGGVGNQHVPGDNSIYVTKIIEGGAAHRDGRLQIGDKILAVNHMSLEDVLHEDAVSALKNTGEVVYLKVATPNSQYIHPADRYSPPDLTSSYMEPDYMCDYPQALPPPSPRRHSPVPRGMMGEDEYSREPRRVCVQRGSTGLGFNIVGGEDGEGIFISFILAGGPADLSGELRKGDQILSVNGVDLRYATHEQAAGALKNAGQTVTIVAQYRPEEYSRFEAKIHDLREQMMNSSSGSLRASRSFYVRALFDYEKQWDGGVLSQALDFSFGEVLHVVDGADEEWWQARRVNQQGELEELGFIPSKHRVERKEWSRMKSKGDQTGPINGGKGVSMVTLIMEGFLLTGREAFVHSYELITQIEVDYARPVIILGPTKDRVNDDLLSEFPDKFGSCVPHTTRPRRDYEADGRDYHFVSSREQMERDIQSHRFIEAGQYNNHLYGTSVQSVRQVAEQVSVSVDQGKHCILDVSANAVRRLQAAHLHPIAIFIRPRSLENILDLNKRLSEDQARKALDRAIKLEQDFLECFTAIMYGDSFEEVYHLVKAVIEEQSGPYIWVSARDRL; this is encoded by the exons GGGAACTCCGGTCTGGGCTTCAGCATCGCCGGAGGAACCGATAATCCTCACATCGGAGACGACCCGTCGATCTTCATCACCAAGATCATCccgggaggagcagcagcgcagGATGGACGTCTGCG GGTGAACGACAGCATCGTATTCGTGAATGACGTTGACGTGCGCGAGGTCGCTCACTCCATCGCCGTGGAGGCGctgaaggaggcggggcctgtaGTTAGACTGTACGTCCTGAGGCGACGCCCCCCAAGTGAACGCATCACACAGATCAAACTGATGAAAGGACCTAAAG GGCTGGGCTTCAGTATCGCTGGCGGGGTCGGGAACCAACACGTCCCAGGAGACAACAGCATCTACGTCACCAAGATCATTGAGGGCGGGGCGGCGCACCGCGACGGGCGTCTCCAGATCGGCGACAAAATACTGGCT GTGAACCACATGTCTCTGGAGGACGTCCTTCATGAAGATGCCGTGTCGGCTCTGAAGAACACCGGAGAGGTGGTCTACCTGAAGGTGGCCACGCCCAACTCCCAGTACATACACCCAGCTGATCGATACAGCCCCCCCGACCTGACCAGCT CCTACATGGAGCCAGACTACATGTGTGATTACCCACAAGCCCTCCCGCCTCCATCGCCACGACGACACTCCCCTGTCCCCCGTGGCATGATGGGAGAGGACGAATACTCCAGGGAACCTCGCCGGGTGTGCGTGCAGCGCGGCTCCACCGGACTGGGCTTCAACATCGTGggtggagaggatggagaggggatcttcatctccttcatcCTCGCAGGAGGACCAGCAGACCTGAGTGGGGAGCTCCGGAAGGGGGACCAGATCCTCAGT GTGAACGGGGTGGACCTCAGGTATGCGACACACGAACAGGCAGCAGGAGCTCTGAAGAACGCTGGACAGACGGTCACCATCGTAGCGCAGTACCGACCTGAAG AGTATAGTCGCTTTGAAGCCAAGATCCACGACCTGCGGGAGCAGATGATGAACAGCTCGTCTGGAAGTCTGAGAGCCAGCCGCAGCTTCTACGTCAG GGCCCTGTTTGACTACGAGAAGCAGTGGGACGGTGGCGTCCTGTCCCAAGCGCTGGACTTTAGCTTCGGCGAGGTCCTCCACGTGGTGGACGGCGCCGACGAGGAGTGGTGGCAGGCCAGACGGGtcaaccagcagggggagctggaggagctgggcTTCATCCCGTCCAAACACAG agTAGAGAGGAAGGAGTGGTCACGCATGAAGAGTAAAGGTGATCAAACAGGCCCGATCAATGGAGGGAAAGGGGTTTCCATGGTTACTTTGATAATGGAAGGTTTTCTCCTCACAGGGCGAGAAGCTTTCGTCCACAGCTACGAGCTCATCACCCAAATCGAAG TGGACTACGCTCGGCCCGTTATCATCTTGGGTCCGACCAAAGACCGGGTCAATGACGACCTGCTGTCCGAGTTCCCGGACAAGTTCGGCTCATGCGTCCCTC ACACGACCCGTCCCCGCAGGGACTACGAGGCAGATGGGCGGGACTACCATTTTGTCTCATCGCGGGAACAGATGGAGCGGGACATCCAATCGCATCGCTTCATTGAGGCGGGGCAGTACAACAACCACCTGTACGGGACTTCGGTGCAGAGTGTCAGGCAGGTGGCGGAGCAGGTGA GCGTGTCTGTTGATCAGGGGAAACACTGCATCCTGGACGTGTCGGCCAACGCCGTGAGGAGACTGCAGGCCGCTCACCTTCACCCCATCGCCATCTTCATCCGCCCACGATCCCTGGAGAACATCCT GGACCTGAACAAGCGTCTGTCAGAGGACCAGGCCAGGAAAGCTCTGGACCGAGCCATCAAGCTGGAACAAGACTTCCTGGAGTGTTTCACAG CCATCATGTACGGCGACAGCTTCGAGGAGGTGTACCACCTGGTCAAAGCCGTCATCGAGGAGCAGAGTGGACCTTACATTTGGGTTTCTGCCCGCGACAGACTGTGA